In the Fretibacterium sp. OH1220_COT-178 genome, CGGGGGCTGGCGGCGGACGACCTGCAGCGGAACCCCAGGGTCCTGGAGCCGCTTCTGGCCGCGCAGTTCGACACCCTGATGCTGTCGCTCGGACAGGCTCAGACCACGGGGGCGTTCCTCATCCTGGACGCCACGGCCAGCCGCAGGATGCGCGAGGCCCGGGTCTCGCGGGCGGGGCTCTACCTCGTCGACTGGGAGCCGGAGCTGGTCAGCGGCAGCACGCTCCAGTTTCAGCTCCTGCGCGGGCCGTCGCACGTGGCGCTCGAGCGGGAGCTCGTGATGGAGAAACACTGGGCCATGGAGTTCGACGTCGAGAATGCGGACTACTTCTCCCAGCCTCAGCGCTGTGCCGTGGAACGTCCGGAGAGCGCCCGTCGCATCTGTTTCTGGTACCCGATGGCGACGGTCCGGAACACGGCCCGAAAGGCGATGCTGTGCAGCGTCCCCCTGATCGATTCCCGCGGGGGCGTGATCGGCGTCTGCGGCTTCGACGTCAGCGATCTCTACTTCAAGCGCACCACCATACCGGCGGGCAACATCTACGGCGGGATCTTCTGCGCCCTGGCGCCGACTTCGGAATCCGGCCTCGACGTCGCTTCGGCGCTGGTCTCATGGCGCTATTTCGTGGAGGAGGAACCCGGCGGTACGGGGCCGCTCGAACGGCTGGGCGAACAGGAGGGGTTCGGACTCTACAGGGCCGGGAGCGGGGAGCTGCTGATCGGCGGCGAACGGGCCGTGAGGATCCAGCCGACGGGGCTGCCCTGCGAGGCCGCCGAATTTTCGTTCGCCCTGCTCGTCCCCAAGGCGGAGTTCGACGCGGTGGGGGACGCACGGAACGCCCGGTTCGCCGTCCTGCTCGCCGTCATGGCGTTGGCCGGCGTTTTGGTCTCGTACTTCTTCAGCCGGTGGTACGTGCGGCCGATTCTGAGGGCGATCGCCGCCGTCAAGGAGAACGCCGAGAATGCCGCGGCCCTGCCCGTGACGAGAATAACGGAGATCGACGACCTGATCGAATTTCTTGCCGCCCGGACCGCCTCTCCCGGGGAGGGGCCGACCGACGACGAGGTGGAGCGCGAGTTCAACGCGAGGGTCAAAACGCTGTCGCGAGCCGAGCACAACGTCTTCGACCTCTACGTCCGGGGCTATTCCGCCGCGGAGATCGCCGCCGCGCTCAACATCAGCACCAATACGGTCAAGACCCACAACCGGAACATCTTCGCCAAGATGCAGGTCTCCTCCCAGCGCGAGCTCCTGATGGCCTACATCGACATCCTCAGAAAACGCCGGAACGGCTGATCCCGTCGCGAAACTCGAAAGGCCCTCCGTCCGCGTCTTCGCGGACGGAGGGCCTTTCGAGTCGGGACTCCGCTTTCGCTCGCCCGTTCGTCCGCGGAGGGGAGAAGAGGCTTTTCGACGCCTCATCCTTCAGGGTGATTTTTTGCCCTCGATCGTTTGCGCATCGCTGTTTTTCGGTCGTAGGCCGCCCGGTGGACGGAGTGCGGAAATCCCACCCGAAGGTGAGGACTTTTGCGGGCTTCCGTTCTATAGTTCGGGCGAGAAGGTCCATGGAGGATGTTGGACGGACCGGCGCTTTTCGAGGCGGAGGGAGGTTCTGGTGGAGCGTTTCTTTTTTGCGGTCTTTCTCGTGTCGACGTTTTTGCTGGCCCTCGTTTTTTCCGTCAGGGCCTACAACGGCCTTGTCAGGCTGAGGGATTTTTGCGATGAGGCCTGGAACGGGGTGCTGCGGACGGTACGGCGGAGGCGGGCGGCGGTCTCGCGGCTCCTCGAGGGGGTGGCGGGGCTGCCTGGGAAAGAGGTCCTTTTGACGAGTCTGAAGATGTCCTGCGCCCAGAACGTGGGGGCGTGGAAGGTCGGCGATCTGGCTTCGGCTGAGGCTGCGCTGTCGGACGAGCTGTCCTCTTTTTGGGCTTGTGCGCTGGAAAACTGCGGCCCGGGGGAACGTGACGAGTGGACGTGCATCCGCGGCGATCTCTCGGCCCTGAGGGCGGATGCGGAGATGGCGAGGGACTACTACAACGCCACCGCCCGGGATTACAACACCCGGCTCCGGCAGTTTCCGTCGAACCTGATCGGCCGGATGTTCCGTTTCGGAGAGGCCGAGTACTTCGAGTCGGATTAGGCGGCCTGATGGTCTGAAGAGGGGATGGAGAAGGGCGGCTTGTGCAGTCCTTGCCGTTTGATGCGGGGCGCGAAGGAATTTCATGATCGATGCGGAAAGGAGCCATTGCATGGAGCAGCAGCGAAAAGAAGGTTCTTGCATTCTGTCGTTTCCCGTCGTCCGCTTTCGGGGCTTCGGGGACGAGGGGGAGCGTTTGCTGAAGTGGGGGTTCGAAGAACTGGGCCTGACCCGGCAGGAGTGCCGCATCGCCCTGATGATCCTGAAGGGCTCCGGAAACGAGGCGATCTGCGGCGAGCTCTACATCACCCGCAATACGCTCAAGTTCCACATCCGGAACGTCAACCGCAAGCTG is a window encoding:
- a CDS encoding helix-turn-helix transcriptional regulator, yielding MSKRPLLSFFVRLRNMGGLGRTLRLRLYMFFLCVVLTMAAIVSGVLFFTGTLSLRDSERRLAFDNELRHLASATEKRMGMLSAMAIRMGHLLSRGIEQFLEERGLAADDLQRNPRVLEPLLAAQFDTLMLSLGQAQTTGAFLILDATASRRMREARVSRAGLYLVDWEPELVSGSTLQFQLLRGPSHVALERELVMEKHWAMEFDVENADYFSQPQRCAVERPESARRICFWYPMATVRNTARKAMLCSVPLIDSRGGVIGVCGFDVSDLYFKRTTIPAGNIYGGIFCALAPTSESGLDVASALVSWRYFVEEEPGGTGPLERLGEQEGFGLYRAGSGELLIGGERAVRIQPTGLPCEAAEFSFALLVPKAEFDAVGDARNARFAVLLAVMALAGVLVSYFFSRWYVRPILRAIAAVKENAENAAALPVTRITEIDDLIEFLAARTASPGEGPTDDEVEREFNARVKTLSRAEHNVFDLYVRGYSAAEIAAALNISTNTVKTHNRNIFAKMQVSSQRELLMAYIDILRKRRNG
- a CDS encoding LemA family protein, which encodes MERFFFAVFLVSTFLLALVFSVRAYNGLVRLRDFCDEAWNGVLRTVRRRRAAVSRLLEGVAGLPGKEVLLTSLKMSCAQNVGAWKVGDLASAEAALSDELSSFWACALENCGPGERDEWTCIRGDLSALRADAEMARDYYNATARDYNTRLRQFPSNLIGRMFRFGEAEYFESD
- a CDS encoding helix-turn-helix domain-containing protein — encoded protein: MEQQRKEGSCILSFPVVRFRGFGDEGERLLKWGFEELGLTRQECRIALMILKGSGNEAICGELYITRNTLKFHIRNVNRKLGIRNREELFALSLRLTRPQEGAARGRGKVICLAEAAAFYRQRCREES